In Chlorobiota bacterium, the sequence ACCGGAGGCACACCCCAGCGGATTGAAGAGGAGTTTGGGGACCTGCTGTTTGCGCTGGTGAACTACGGGCGGTTTATCGGCGTTGCGCCGGAGGAAGCATTGCACCGCACCACCAACAAATTTATCCGCCGGTTTCAACACATCGAGGCGCGGCTGATGGAGCAGGGGAAAACCTTCAACGATGTTGGCCTTGCCGAAATGGATGGATATTGGAATGAGGCAAAGATGAACACCGAAGGTCCCGGATAAGCCGAAAAAAACAGAAGAGCTTCACCACACGGCGAAGCTCTTCTGGCATGTACGCTGCTCGGTTGTTAGCCAATCTCCAACCGCTTGTTCCCTTTCTGAATCACCAGCTTATTCCCCTTTGTTTCGATGGTGAACTTCTGGCGGCGTTGGCGTTCTTGCAGCAATTGTTGGCGTTGGCGGTTTTCTTTTGCTATCACTTTCCGCGCCCCTTTTTCAATCTCCTTGTCGTTTGGCCAGAAGGTGTTCGCGGTGTCGAACGCCAAGCCGATGCCCCATCCCAGAATTGGCCAGATTGCCCAGAAACCTCCACCGGTCATAATGTTGATAACAATCAGAACCGTGTTGATAATCAGGTAGGAGCGCAGGTGTTCGAAGTAGTTCCGTTTTTGCTGAGCCAGCCATGTTCGTTTGGCATTTTCGGTTGTTCCAACCTCCGATTGCTCCATGATTGCCAGTTCAAGCTGGGCGGGGTCAATGCCAAGTTCGCGGGCGGTTGCAATAAGGTCATCGTGGCTGATGCCGCCAGCTGCGTTCCCTTGCTGGCGGTGAAGCGCGCGCTGTAGGATTGCCTCCACTTCTTCTTGCGAGTAGCGGCGTGGTTCGTCTAGATTATCG encodes:
- a CDS encoding 2TM domain-containing protein — its product is MIQYSSNADNLDEPRRYSQEEVEAILQRALHRQQGNAAGGISHDDLIATARELGIDPAQLELAIMEQSEVGTTENAKRTWLAQQKRNYFEHLRSYLIINTVLIVINIMTGGGFWAIWPILGWGIGLAFDTANTFWPNDKEIEKGARKVIAKENRQRQQLLQERQRRQKFTIETKGNKLVIQKGNKRLEIG